A single Argentina anserina chromosome 7, drPotAnse1.1, whole genome shotgun sequence DNA region contains:
- the LOC126802493 gene encoding peptidyl-prolyl cis-trans isomerase FKBP43, with protein MAFWGIEVKPGKPVTHKPGDSNGRLHISMATLGLGAATQRSILQCNVGNKSPVYLCCLYPEKTECLQLHLEFDEAVEVMFSVLGPRSVHLAGYYIGDRRSYNPDESESFGEDIADSDTQRSVNSEDEEYDDSFIDDGDPELFPSTLLSDTTDSDSGSEEKFLANKKPQKGKEPYRRRRKKYLISESEGESEHEDDNNRPISSLFKSRSSTDENATQELEEKGDKGTVDTSSKKAVDDSATESIRHADDVPVDGQFKRQSDLPIDLSSKEDLDNGGKPKRKRKERPQEENKLGVDILKKVDEAHKDKGKAETRSHNSEARMPDNLSLLSTEVGHGKSDKPKKKRKKRVDEKTAEVIFTDPGNDVKEKEAKADFCLEPPVKSEQNQKLANDEILGHNSLVELNEKKVKKKKKSKTHSHEEMVNTDIALLLVEEKNTSPVEIEANNVNAKSSEVRTFPSGLHIEELEAGEPDGKIATSGKKITVHYVGKLKENAGVVESCDCGPLLKFRLGRGRVIEGLDAGIDGMRVGGKRRLVIPPIMAYGSKGGKDIPPNSWLIYDVELVKVH; from the exons ATGGCTTTCTGGG GGATTGAAGTCAAACCCGGAAAGCCGGTTACTCATAAACCTGGGGACTCCAATGGACGGCTTCACATTTCAATG GCAACATTGGGGTTGGGGGCTGCAACCCAAAGAAGCATACTCCAGTGTAATGTAGGAAACAAAAGTCCGGTTTATCTGTGCTGTTTGTATCCTGAGAAGACCGAGTGCTTGCAACTGCATTTGGAATTTGATGAGGCTGTTGAAGTCATGTTCTCGGTTCTTGGTCCGCGAAGTGTTCACCTGGCTGGCTACTATATAGGCGACCGCCGATCGTACAATCCAGATGAATC AGAATCATTTGGAGAAGATATTGCTGACTCAGATACACAGAGATCTGTTAACAGTGAAGACGAAGAGTATGATGACAGTTTCATTGATGATGGTGATCCTGAACTTTTCCCCTCTACTCTTTTATCTGACACTACAG ATTCTGATTCTGGTTCTGAAGAAAAGTTTTTGGCTAATAAAAAACCTCAGAAAGGGAAGGAGCCGTACAGACGACGTAGAAAGAAGTACCTAATAAGTGAGTCAGAAGGTGAAAGTGAACATGAGGATGATAACAACCGCCCGATTTCCTCTTTGTTCAAGTCAAGATCATCCACTGATGAGAATGCAACACAGGAATTGGAAGAAAAAGGTGACAAGGGAACTGTTGACACCAGCAGCAAGAAGGCAGTGGATGATTCTGCTACTGAATCAATTAGACATGCTGATGATGTACCTGTAGATGGTCAATTTAAAAG GCAATCAGACCTCCCAATTGATCTATCTTCTAAAGAAGACCTTGATAATGGGGGAAAaccaaaaaggaaaagaaaagaacgGCCTCAGGAGGAGAATAAACTTGGAGTTGATATCCTTAAAAAAGTGGACGAAGCCCATAAAGACAAGGGAAAAGCTGAAACTAGGAGCCACAATAG CGAAGCTAGAATGCCAGATAACTTATCATTGCTTTCCACGGAGGTTGGCCATGGAAAAAGTGATAAaccgaagaagaaaaggaagaagcgGGTGGATGAGAAAACAGCTGAGGTTATCTTTACAGATCCTGGTAATGATGTAAAAGAGAAGGAGGCAAAGGCAGACTTCTGCTTGGAACCACCAGTCAAAAGTGAACAGAATCAGAAGTTAGCCAACGATGA GATATTAGGCCACAACTCCCTTGTTGAGCTGAATGAAAAGAAAgtcaaaaagaagaagaaaagcaaAACTCATTCACATGAAGAGATGGTCAACACGGATATAGCTCTCTTGCTAGTAGAAGAGAAGAACACATCTCCTGTAGAGATTGAAGCCAATAATGTCAATGCCAAATCATCTGAAGTTAGAACCTTCCCCAGTGGATTACACATTGAGGAGTTAGAAGCAGGAGAACCTGATGGCAAAATTGCAACCTCTGGGAAAAAG ATCACTGTTCATTATGTTGGCAAGTTGAAAGAGAATGCAGGAGTAGTTGAATCGTGTGATTGTGGCCCTCTGTTAAAGTTCCGCTTAG GTCGGGGAAGAGTTATAGAGGGTTTGGATGCTGGTATTGATG GTATGCGAGTTGGTGGCAAACGAAGACTTGTTATCCCACCTATAATGGC TTATGGGAGCAAAGGTGGCAAAGATATACCACCAAACTCATGGCTGATATACGATGTTGAGTTGGTGAAAGTTCACTAA
- the LOC126803596 gene encoding LOW QUALITY PROTEIN: ATP-dependent DNA helicase 2 subunit KU80 (The sequence of the model RefSeq protein was modified relative to this genomic sequence to represent the inferred CDS: inserted 1 base in 1 codon; substituted 1 base at 1 genomic stop codon) — FVLVIDVGPSMHKALPEIEKLCSMLVVKKLVYSKSDEVGVVLFGTEGTENALTTEVGGYDHITVLQNIKVVDEHLIQAVEQLPRGTHNGDFLDAVIVEMDTLIKKYGETNKGKKHLCLITNAHFPXKPPLEGSKEDQVTAIAGHMNTQSMRLESIVIRGLTGEAKKSIVDENDHLLDIFSKTTCAKLVHVETPTSLLGALRTRKISPVTIFRGDLELTPKMKIKVWVYKKTSEDKFPTLKKFSDKAPPTDKFATHEVKVDFEYKSAEDLSKVIPPEQRIKGYRYGPQVIPISSAEWDAVKFKPEKSVKLLGFSDAQNILRHYYMKDVNIFIPEPHNTRAILAVSALAXAMKDTNKVAIVRCVWRQGQASVVVGALTPNVSDNDNIPESFYFNVLPFAEDVQEFNFPSFNNFPAAWQPNDQQQDAADNFVGMFDLVPPGKQELLPPDVVYMQSSHVYDIFRHLELKSRDPDAAVPPVDETLKKISEPDKELIAENKSIIDAFRSRFDVNNSKEPNKFNDFLRSLCKYCQENYLTSFCEFLATKELTLIPKAEAIDIEVTDAEARSFLVKPEPKLE; from the exons TTTGTCTTGGTGATTGATGTTGGCCCGTCGATGCATAAAGCTCTTCCGGAGATAGAGAAGCTTTGCTCTATGCTAGTGGTGAAGAAG CTCGTTTACAGTAAAAGCGATGAAGTGGGAGTTGTTTTGTTTGGAACAGAAG GCACGGAAAATGCGTTAACAACTGAAGTGGGTGGATATGATCATATAACGGTTCTACAAAATATCAAAGTTGTCGATGAGCATCTTATTCAGGCTGTAGAGCAACTCCCACGAGGAACTCATAATGGTGATT TTCTTGATGCCGTAATTGTTGAGATGGATACGCTGATAAAGAAATATGGAGAAACAAACAAAGGAAAGAAACATCTTTGTCTAATTACAAATGCACACTTCC CTAAACCTCCATTAGAGGGAAGTAAAGAAGATCAAGTTACGGCCATTGCCGGACACATGAATACACAAAGCATGAGACTTGAAAGTATAGTCATAAGAGGACTTACTGGGGAAGCAAAGAAAAGCATAGTGGACGAGAATGATCATTTATTGGATATATTCTCAAAGACAACATGTGCGAAGTTAGTACATGTCGAGACTCCAACCTCGTTGCTAGGTGCTCTTCGAACTCGGAAAATTTCTCCTGTTACAATATTCAGGGGTGATCTTGAGCTGACCCCCAAAATGAAGATAAAG GTATGGGTTTACAAGAAAACGTCAGAAGACAAGTTTCCCACTCTGAAGAAATTTTCTGATAAAGCCCCTCCAACAGATAAATTTGCGACACATGAAGTCAAGGTGGATTTTGAGTATAAGAGTGCTGAAGATCTGAGTAAAGTCATACCTCCAGAACAGAGGATCAAAGGTTATCGTTATGGACCTCAAGTAATTCCCATATCATCTGCTGAATGGGATGCTGTCAAGTTCAAACCAGAAAAAAGTGTGAAACTTCTGGGATTTTCTGACGCTCAGAACATATTGCG ACATTATTACATGAAAGATGTAAACATTTTCATTCCTGAACCGCATAACACAAGGGCCATTCTTGCAGTTTCTGCCTTGGCATGAGCAATGAAAGATACGAATAAGGTGGCAATTGTGCGCTGTGTTTGGAGACAAGGACAAGCGAGTGTTGTTGTTGGGGCCTTGACACCCAATGTGTCTGACAACGATAATATT CCTGAATCTTTTTACTTCAACGTACTTCCTTTTGCTGAGGATGTTCAAGAATTCAATTTCCCGTCCTTCAATAATTTCCCAGCAGCATGGCAACCAAATGATCAGCAGCAAGATGCTGCTGATAACTTTGTGGGGATGTTTGATCTTGTACCACCTGGAAAACAGGAGCTTTTGCCGCCTGACGTGGTGT ACATGCAAAGCtcacatgtatacgatatttTTCGTCATCTCGAGTTAAAGTCAAGGGACCCAGATGCAGCTGTACCTCCAGTCGATGAAACCCTCAAGAAGATTAGTGAACCAGATAAGGAGCTGATTGCTGAAAACAAGTCTATTATTGATGCATTTCGTAGTCGTTTTgatgttaacaactcaaag GAACCAAACAAGTTCAATGATTTTCTGCGGTCTCTGTGCAAATACTGCCAAGAGAATTACCTAACCAGTTTCTGTGAATTTCTTGCAACCAAAGAACTCACCTTGATTCCCAAGGCAGAAGCTATAGACAT TGAAGTTACAGATGCTGAAGCTAGAAGCTTTCTGGTCAAACCAGAGCCAAAGTTGGAATGA